From a region of the Rhodococcus sp. 4CII genome:
- the ruvA gene encoding Holliday junction branch migration protein RuvA codes for MIASVRGEVLEIALDHAVIESAGVGYRVNATPATLGGLQRGSEARLVTAMIVREDSMTLYGFPDSESKELFGLLQTVSGVGPRLAMATLAVLEPEALRSALAEGNVTALTRVPGIGKRGAERMVVELRDKVDAVATSSGAVPLGAAGGGSVRDQIVEALVGLGFPAKQAEQATDSVLAEAPASTTSSALRSALSLLGKTR; via the coding sequence ATGATCGCGTCCGTCCGCGGCGAGGTGCTCGAGATCGCCCTCGACCATGCGGTAATCGAATCCGCGGGCGTGGGTTACCGCGTCAACGCGACGCCGGCCACGCTCGGCGGGCTGCAGCGGGGGTCCGAGGCGCGGCTGGTCACCGCGATGATCGTCCGCGAGGACTCGATGACCCTGTACGGCTTCCCCGACTCGGAGTCCAAGGAATTGTTCGGGCTCCTCCAGACGGTGTCGGGTGTCGGTCCACGCCTGGCGATGGCGACCCTGGCCGTCCTCGAACCTGAAGCACTGCGGTCGGCGTTGGCCGAGGGCAACGTCACCGCACTCACCCGGGTACCCGGGATCGGCAAACGGGGAGCCGAGCGGATGGTCGTCGAACTGCGCGACAAGGTCGACGCGGTCGCGACCTCGTCCGGCGCGGTCCCGCTCGGCGCTGCGGGCGGCGGATCGGTCCGCGACCAGATCGTCGAAGCCCTCGTCGGGCTCGGATTCCCGGCCAAGCAGGCCGAACAGGCCACCGACTCCGTCCTCGCCGAGGCACCCGCGTCGACCACCTCGTCCGCGCTGCGGTCCGCGCTCTCCCTGCTCGGGAAGACGAGATGA
- the ruvC gene encoding crossover junction endodeoxyribonuclease RuvC: MRVLGVDPGLTRCGFGVVDGGSGRTVTPVAVDVVRTPADLELSSRLLRISEAAESWIDLHRPEVVAIERVFSQHNVRTAMGTAQAGGVVALAAARRGIPVCFHTPSEVKAAVTGSGSADKAQVTAMVTRILKLAAAPKPADAADALALAICHCWRAPMIERMARAEAVAAEQKRRYQARLAEVKKAGTR; the protein is encoded by the coding sequence GTGCGTGTGCTGGGTGTGGATCCCGGTCTGACCCGGTGCGGATTCGGAGTGGTGGACGGTGGCAGCGGTCGCACCGTCACACCGGTGGCGGTCGACGTGGTGCGCACCCCCGCCGATCTGGAGTTGTCGTCCCGGTTGCTCCGGATCTCCGAAGCGGCCGAATCGTGGATCGACCTCCACCGGCCGGAGGTCGTGGCGATCGAGCGGGTGTTCTCCCAGCACAATGTGCGTACCGCGATGGGAACCGCGCAGGCCGGCGGCGTCGTTGCCCTCGCCGCCGCGCGCCGCGGGATCCCCGTGTGCTTCCATACCCCCAGCGAGGTCAAGGCCGCCGTCACCGGGAGCGGTTCGGCCGACAAGGCTCAGGTGACCGCGATGGTCACCCGGATCCTGAAACTGGCGGCCGCACCCAAACCGGCAGACGCAGCGGACGCGCTGGCATTGGCGATCTGCCATTGCTGGCGGGCGCCGATGATCGAACGCATGGCCCGCGCCGAAGCCGTGGCCGCCGAACAGAAACGTCGCTACCAGGCCCGACTGGCCGAAGTGAAGAAGGCAGGTACACGATGA
- a CDS encoding YebC/PmpR family DNA-binding transcriptional regulator has product MSGHSKWATTKHKKAVIDAKRGKAFAKLIKNIEVAARTGGGDPAGNPTLYDAIQKAKKTSVPNDNIERARKRGAGEEAGGADWQTIMYEGYGPNGVAVLIECLTDNRNRAAGEVRTAMTRNGGNMADPGSVSYLFARKGVVTLEKGDQTEDDVLMAVLDAGAEEVTDLGDTFEIVSEPTDLVAVRSALQEAGIDYDSAEADFRASVEVPVDADGARKVFKLVDALEESDDVQNVYTNVDLSDEVLAELDD; this is encoded by the coding sequence ATGAGCGGCCACTCCAAATGGGCCACCACCAAGCACAAGAAGGCTGTGATCGACGCCAAGCGTGGCAAAGCCTTCGCGAAGCTGATCAAGAACATCGAGGTGGCGGCCCGTACCGGCGGTGGCGATCCTGCGGGAAATCCCACCCTGTACGACGCTATCCAGAAGGCCAAGAAGACGTCGGTCCCCAACGACAACATCGAGCGCGCGCGCAAGCGTGGCGCCGGTGAAGAGGCGGGCGGCGCCGACTGGCAGACCATCATGTACGAGGGCTACGGGCCCAACGGTGTCGCCGTCCTCATCGAGTGCCTCACCGACAACCGCAACCGTGCGGCGGGCGAGGTCCGTACCGCGATGACCCGCAACGGCGGCAACATGGCCGACCCGGGTTCGGTGTCCTACCTGTTCGCGCGCAAGGGCGTCGTGACGCTGGAGAAGGGCGACCAGACCGAGGACGACGTGTTGATGGCGGTCCTCGATGCCGGCGCCGAAGAGGTCACCGATCTCGGCGACACGTTCGAGATCGTGAGCGAGCCCACCGACCTCGTCGCCGTCCGCAGCGCTCTGCAGGAGGCGGGCATCGACTACGACTCCGCCGAGGCCGACTTCCGCGCCTCCGTCGAGGTACCCGTCGACGCAGACGGGGCCCGCAAGGTGTTCAAGCTCGTCGACGCGCTCGAGGAGTCCGACGACGTGCAGAACGTCTACACCAACGTCGATCTCTCCGACGAGGTCCTCGCCGAACTCGACGACTGA
- a CDS encoding GntR family transcriptional regulator, with product MLMRVDHSSTTPLGEQIAANVRGAFLRGEIGPGDRLPSARALAESVDVNLHTVLRAYAALRDEGLIDLRRGRGAVVRADTDPIHTGLTEAARAFVAEARRLGLDTDQMLDVIKETTTR from the coding sequence ATGTTGATGCGGGTCGACCACAGTTCCACCACCCCGCTGGGTGAGCAGATCGCCGCGAACGTGCGCGGCGCGTTCCTGCGCGGCGAGATCGGGCCGGGCGACCGGCTTCCCTCCGCGCGGGCCCTGGCCGAGTCGGTCGACGTCAACCTGCACACCGTGCTGCGCGCCTACGCCGCCCTGCGCGACGAGGGGTTGATCGACCTCCGCCGGGGTCGTGGCGCGGTCGTCCGCGCGGACACGGACCCGATTCACACCGGATTGACCGAAGCTGCACGCGCTTTCGTGGCCGAGGCACGGCGCCTCGGACTCGACACCGACCAGATGCTCGACGTGATCAAGGAGACCACGACACGATGA
- the pdxT gene encoding pyridoxal 5'-phosphate synthase glutaminase subunit PdxT, whose amino-acid sequence MTRPLVGVLALQGDVREHLAALNDSGADAVGIRRPEELEKIDGLVIPGGESTTMSKLLQIFELLEPLKARLHDGLPAYGSCAGMILLASEILDTRPDAQHLGAIDMTVRRNAFGRQVDSFEADLDFEGIVGDPMRAVFIRAPWVERVGDDVQVLARVPESGGAAAGRIVAVRQGSVVATSFHPEVTGDRRVHELFVDIVRDV is encoded by the coding sequence ATGACCCGCCCCCTCGTCGGAGTACTCGCCCTCCAGGGCGACGTCCGTGAACACCTTGCCGCGCTGAACGATTCGGGTGCCGATGCCGTCGGCATCCGCCGCCCGGAGGAGCTCGAGAAGATCGACGGCCTCGTCATCCCCGGCGGCGAGTCGACCACGATGAGCAAACTGCTGCAGATCTTCGAATTGCTCGAACCGCTGAAGGCCCGCCTGCACGACGGGTTGCCTGCCTACGGGTCCTGCGCCGGGATGATCCTCCTCGCGAGCGAGATCCTCGACACCCGACCCGACGCGCAGCACCTCGGCGCGATCGACATGACCGTGCGCCGCAACGCTTTCGGCCGCCAGGTCGACTCCTTCGAAGCCGACCTCGATTTCGAGGGGATCGTCGGCGACCCGATGCGGGCCGTGTTCATCCGGGCTCCGTGGGTGGAGCGAGTCGGCGACGACGTCCAGGTCCTCGCCCGCGTGCCCGAGTCGGGTGGCGCCGCCGCCGGCCGCATCGTGGCGGTCCGGCAGGGTTCCGTGGTGGCGACGTCGTTCCACCCGGAGGTGACCGGGGACCGGCGGGTGCACGAGTTGTTCGTCGACATCGTCCGTGACGTCTAG
- a CDS encoding acyl-CoA thioesterase II, with product MASIEDILELEALEKDIFRGAVHPSVLKRTFGGQVAGQSLVSAVRTVDERYKVHSLHGYFLRPGNPLKPTVYLVDRIRDGRSFCTRRVTGIQDGKAIFTMSASFHSEDEGIEHHDTMPSVPAPDELVDAQTVEELAATDLYREWKEWDVRIVPADSTRKTPGIAAQQRVWMRYRNTLPDDQVFHICTLAYLSDMTLLGASKVPHPGVVTQTASLDHAMWFLRPFRADEWLLYDQTSPSAGFGRALTQGRMFDRNGTMVAAVVQEGLTRIQRDQDQRDIETGNMT from the coding sequence ATGGCGAGCATCGAGGACATTCTCGAACTCGAGGCGCTGGAGAAGGACATCTTCCGCGGTGCGGTGCATCCGTCTGTTCTGAAGCGGACATTCGGCGGGCAGGTCGCGGGTCAGTCGCTGGTCTCCGCCGTCCGGACCGTCGACGAGAGATACAAGGTCCACTCCCTGCACGGGTACTTCCTCCGTCCGGGCAATCCGCTGAAACCCACCGTGTACCTGGTCGACCGGATCCGGGACGGCCGGTCCTTCTGCACCCGGCGAGTCACCGGCATCCAGGACGGCAAGGCGATCTTCACCATGTCGGCGTCGTTCCACAGCGAGGACGAGGGCATCGAGCATCACGACACGATGCCGTCCGTTCCGGCGCCCGACGAACTCGTCGACGCGCAGACAGTCGAGGAACTCGCCGCCACGGACCTGTACCGGGAATGGAAGGAATGGGACGTCCGTATCGTTCCGGCCGATTCCACCCGCAAGACGCCCGGAATCGCCGCGCAGCAACGAGTGTGGATGCGCTACCGCAACACGTTGCCCGACGATCAGGTCTTCCACATCTGCACCCTCGCCTACCTCAGCGACATGACCCTGCTCGGCGCGTCGAAGGTCCCGCACCCGGGTGTGGTGACACAGACGGCGTCGCTCGATCACGCGATGTGGTTCCTGCGCCCGTTCCGCGCCGACGAGTGGTTGCTCTACGACCAGACCTCCCCCTCCGCCGGATTCGGTCGCGCGCTCACCCAGGGCCGCATGTTCGACCGGAACGGCACCATGGTGGCCGCCGTCGTGCAGGAGGGGTTGACCCGAATCCAGCGCGATCAGGACCAGCGCGACATCGAGACAGGAAACATGACATGA
- a CDS encoding acyl-CoA thioesterase II — protein MATIEEILEVERLEENIFRGIATETMLPRTFGGQVAGQALVAAVRTVQPRFMVHSLHGYFLRPGNPTKPIVYLVDRIRDGRSFVTRRVSAIQDGQAIFTMSASFQVEDEGIEHQDEMPVVPPPDMLPFASDSDDPEIAWLAREWSDWDIRMVGNGEIDRRRGVAAQQQAWFRSRKALPDDPVFHVCALAYMSDMTLIGSAMTPHPGVEINSASLDHALWFLRPFRADEWLLYDQTSPSAGFGRALAQGRIFDRKGNLVAAVVQEGLTRFLRTP, from the coding sequence ATGGCGACGATCGAAGAGATCCTGGAAGTGGAACGCCTCGAGGAGAACATCTTCCGGGGCATAGCGACCGAGACCATGCTTCCCCGCACGTTCGGTGGGCAGGTGGCCGGTCAAGCGCTGGTGGCGGCGGTTCGCACGGTCCAACCGCGGTTCATGGTCCATTCGCTGCACGGCTACTTCCTTCGTCCCGGAAACCCCACGAAGCCGATCGTGTACCTGGTGGACCGCATCCGGGACGGGCGCTCGTTCGTCACCCGACGGGTCAGCGCCATCCAGGACGGTCAGGCGATCTTCACGATGTCGGCGTCCTTCCAGGTCGAGGACGAGGGTATCGAGCACCAGGACGAGATGCCCGTGGTCCCGCCACCCGACATGCTGCCGTTCGCCAGTGACTCCGACGACCCTGAGATCGCCTGGCTCGCCCGGGAGTGGTCCGACTGGGACATCCGGATGGTCGGAAACGGCGAGATCGACCGCAGGCGCGGCGTGGCCGCCCAGCAGCAGGCGTGGTTTCGGTCCCGCAAGGCGCTGCCCGACGACCCCGTCTTCCACGTCTGCGCCCTCGCCTACATGAGCGACATGACGCTCATCGGGTCCGCAATGACACCGCACCCCGGTGTCGAGATCAACAGTGCCTCACTCGATCACGCGCTGTGGTTCCTGCGACCGTTCCGCGCCGACGAATGGCTGCTGTACGACCAGACGTCACCGTCCGCCGGTTTCGGGCGCGCGTTGGCGCAGGGCCGGATCTTCGACCGGAAGGGCAATCTGGTCGCCGCCGTGGTGCAGGAAGGGCTGACCCGGTTCCTGCGCACGCCGTGA
- the pdxS gene encoding pyridoxal 5'-phosphate synthase lyase subunit PdxS, with protein MSTPDTTPTTGTARVKRGMAEMLKGGVIMDVVTPDQAKIAEDAGAVAVMALERVPADIRAQGGVSRMSDPDMIDGIISAVSIPVMAKARIGHFVEAQILQSLGVDYIDESEVLTPADYANHIDKWKFTVPFVCGATNLGEALRRITEGAAMIRSKGEAGTGDVSNATTHMRTIGGEIRRLTSLSEDELYVAAKELQAPYDLVVEVAKAGKLPVTMFTAGGIATPADAAMMMQLGAEGVFVGSGIFKSGNPAERAAAIVKATTFFDDPDVLAKVSRGLGEAMVGINVDDIPVPHRLAERGW; from the coding sequence GTGAGCACCCCCGACACCACCCCCACCACCGGTACGGCACGCGTCAAGCGTGGCATGGCCGAGATGTTGAAGGGCGGGGTCATCATGGACGTCGTCACCCCGGACCAGGCGAAGATCGCCGAGGACGCGGGTGCGGTCGCGGTCATGGCGCTCGAGCGGGTTCCCGCGGACATCCGCGCCCAGGGCGGCGTGTCCCGGATGAGCGACCCGGACATGATCGACGGCATCATCTCCGCCGTCTCCATCCCGGTGATGGCGAAGGCCCGCATCGGGCACTTCGTGGAGGCGCAGATCCTGCAGTCCCTGGGCGTCGACTACATCGACGAGTCCGAGGTCCTCACCCCCGCCGACTACGCCAACCACATCGACAAGTGGAAGTTCACAGTCCCCTTCGTCTGTGGTGCCACCAACCTCGGTGAGGCCCTGCGCCGCATCACCGAGGGTGCGGCGATGATCCGGTCCAAGGGTGAGGCCGGCACCGGGGACGTGTCCAACGCCACCACCCACATGCGGACCATCGGCGGGGAGATCCGCCGGCTGACGTCGCTGAGCGAGGACGAGCTGTACGTGGCGGCGAAGGAACTGCAGGCCCCGTACGACCTGGTCGTCGAGGTCGCGAAGGCCGGCAAGCTGCCGGTCACCATGTTCACCGCCGGTGGCATCGCCACCCCGGCCGATGCGGCGATGATGATGCAGCTCGGCGCGGAGGGTGTGTTCGTCGGGTCCGGGATCTTCAAGTCCGGCAACCCGGCGGAGCGGGCGGCGGCGATCGTCAAGGCCACCACGTTCTTCGACGATCCGGATGTGCTCGCCAAGGTGTCCCGCGGGCTCGGCGAGGCCATGGTCGGTATCAACGTCGACGACATCCCCGTCCCGCACCGGCTCGCCGAACGCGGCTGGTGA
- a CDS encoding NUDIX domain-containing protein: MTFSALTILVLALVAAVVLAIGLWAYGTANRLDRLHVRSDLSWQALDAALARRAVVVRAAAAAMDPPEGRSLATLAARAERSDRAEREIAENALSSALSSLDPDTLRPQLVAELADAEARVLIARRFHNDAVRDTLALRTRRPVRWLHLGGTAPLPTYFEITERSSAAAVTEGLALDSVRTSARVVLLDGQGRVLLLRGHDPTVPDVYYWFTIGGAVEKGENLRAAAVREIAEETGYTASADSLRGPMWRRVAIFSWNGSLIRSEELFFALRTDGFEPHHGGFTELENRTITGHRWCTADTVRELAAAGEAVYPHDLADLLDEAEAVAAAADEPEVRAIT, translated from the coding sequence GTGACGTTCTCCGCCCTGACCATCCTGGTTCTCGCCCTGGTCGCCGCCGTGGTCCTGGCGATCGGTCTGTGGGCGTACGGAACGGCCAACCGCCTCGACCGCCTGCACGTGCGCTCCGACCTGTCCTGGCAGGCCCTCGACGCGGCCCTCGCGCGCCGCGCGGTGGTCGTGCGGGCGGCGGCCGCGGCGATGGACCCACCGGAGGGCCGGTCGCTGGCGACGCTGGCCGCCCGGGCCGAACGGTCGGACCGGGCGGAACGCGAGATCGCCGAGAACGCGCTGTCGAGTGCGTTGTCCTCCCTCGACCCGGACACGTTGCGACCCCAGTTGGTGGCGGAACTGGCCGACGCCGAGGCGCGCGTGCTGATCGCCCGCCGGTTCCACAACGACGCCGTCCGCGACACCCTCGCGCTGCGTACCCGGCGGCCGGTGCGCTGGCTGCACCTGGGGGGCACGGCCCCGCTTCCGACGTATTTCGAGATCACCGAACGGTCGTCCGCCGCCGCGGTCACCGAAGGGCTCGCCCTCGACTCCGTCCGCACCTCGGCCCGGGTGGTCCTGCTGGACGGTCAGGGCAGGGTCCTGCTGCTCCGGGGGCACGACCCTACCGTCCCCGACGTCTACTACTGGTTCACGATCGGCGGCGCCGTCGAGAAGGGCGAGAACTTGCGCGCCGCCGCGGTCCGGGAGATCGCCGAGGAGACCGGGTACACCGCCTCGGCCGACTCGTTGCGGGGGCCCATGTGGCGGCGGGTCGCGATCTTCTCCTGGAACGGCAGCCTCATCCGCTCCGAGGAACTGTTCTTCGCGCTGCGCACCGACGGGTTCGAGCCGCATCACGGCGGTTTCACCGAACTCGAGAACCGCACCATCACCGGGCACCGGTGGTGCACCGCGGACACCGTCCGCGAACTGGCGGCGGCCGGTGAAGCCGTGTATCCGCACGATCTCGCGGACCTCCTCGACGAGGCCGAAGCGGTGGCCGCGGCCGCCGACGAGCCCGAGGTACGCGCGATCACCTGA
- a CDS encoding glycosyltransferase family 4 protein produces MKIGMVCPYSFDVPGGVQAHVVDLAEVLIERGHKVSVLAPASDDVDLPGFVVSAGRALAIPYNGSVARLSFGPAASARVRRWIADNDFDVLHIHEPNAPSLSMLAMRVAEGPIVATFHTSTTKSLVLSTFQGVLQPYLEKISGRIAVSELARRWQVESLGSDAVEIPNGVDVPAFADAEPLPGYPRPGKTILFLGRYDEPRKGMAVLLRALPALVEKYPDLEVLVVGRGDEDKLRREAGPVFGHLRLLGQVDDAEKASALRSADVYCAPNLGGESFGIVLVEAMAAGAAVVASELDAFRRVLRDGQAGVLVPVGDAAALAAGIDSVLGDPERSAGLTDVGRTVVADYDWPVVAEQILRVYETVTVGRDGVREVGS; encoded by the coding sequence GTGAAGATCGGAATGGTCTGCCCGTACTCGTTCGACGTGCCGGGCGGAGTGCAGGCCCACGTCGTCGACCTCGCGGAGGTCCTGATCGAGCGCGGGCACAAGGTGAGTGTGCTGGCCCCGGCCTCCGACGACGTCGACCTGCCCGGCTTCGTCGTCTCGGCGGGCCGCGCTCTCGCCATCCCGTACAACGGGTCGGTGGCCCGGTTGAGTTTCGGCCCCGCCGCCAGCGCCCGCGTGAGGCGCTGGATCGCGGACAACGACTTCGACGTCCTGCACATCCACGAGCCCAACGCGCCGAGCCTGTCGATGCTCGCCATGCGGGTCGCCGAGGGCCCGATCGTGGCCACCTTCCACACGTCGACCACGAAGTCGCTGGTGCTGAGCACGTTTCAGGGAGTGCTCCAGCCCTACCTGGAGAAGATCAGCGGACGCATCGCGGTGTCGGAACTCGCGCGCCGGTGGCAGGTGGAATCTCTCGGTTCCGACGCGGTCGAGATCCCCAACGGGGTCGACGTGCCCGCGTTCGCCGACGCCGAGCCACTGCCCGGATACCCGCGTCCCGGCAAGACGATCCTCTTCCTCGGACGCTACGACGAACCCCGCAAGGGCATGGCCGTGCTGCTGCGCGCGCTGCCCGCGCTGGTGGAGAAATATCCCGACCTCGAGGTGCTGGTGGTCGGCCGCGGTGACGAGGACAAGCTGCGCCGTGAGGCGGGCCCGGTGTTCGGGCATCTGCGGCTGCTGGGGCAGGTCGACGACGCAGAGAAGGCGTCGGCGCTGCGGAGCGCCGACGTGTACTGCGCCCCCAACCTCGGCGGGGAGAGCTTCGGCATCGTGCTCGTGGAAGCGATGGCCGCGGGGGCGGCCGTCGTGGCCAGCGAACTGGACGCGTTCCGCCGGGTCCTGCGGGACGGGCAGGCGGGGGTGCTGGTGCCGGTGGGGGATGCGGCGGCGCTCGCCGCGGGGATCGACTCGGTGCTCGGGGATCCCGAGCGCAGCGCCGGGCTCACCGACGTCGGCCGGACCGTCGTCGCCGACTACGACTGGCCGGTGGTGGCCGAACAGATCCTGCGCGTCTACGAGACGGTCACCGTCGGCCGCGACGGGGTCCGGGAGGTCGGTTCGTGA
- a CDS encoding phosphatidylinositol mannoside acyltransferase, protein MSGLSERISDLGYAAGWRLVRALPEKVAVALFDRGADFAVRNGGPEQLRRNLARVLGVPPAEVPDTLMRASMRSYARYWREAFRLPSMDLVQTGAALDELIEGQKHLDGAKEAGRGAILALPHSGNWDMAGVWCAQHWGALSTVAERLKPESLYQRFVAYREGLGFEIFPLSGGEHPPFVELSARLRDNGIVCLLGERDLAKKGVPVTFFGESTRMPAGPAKLAIDTGAPLLPVHCWFTDGGWGFRIDPPIDTSAGVEAATQALAVRFEANISAHPEDWHMLQPLWLSDLSQARLARMENS, encoded by the coding sequence GTGAGCGGCCTGTCGGAACGGATCAGCGACCTGGGATACGCGGCCGGCTGGCGGCTGGTCCGCGCGCTGCCCGAGAAGGTGGCGGTCGCCCTGTTCGACAGGGGAGCCGACTTCGCCGTGCGGAACGGCGGACCGGAACAGTTGCGGCGCAACCTCGCCCGCGTGCTCGGCGTCCCCCCGGCAGAGGTGCCGGACACCCTGATGCGGGCGTCGATGCGTTCCTACGCGCGGTACTGGCGGGAGGCCTTCCGGCTGCCGTCGATGGACCTCGTGCAGACCGGCGCCGCGCTCGACGAGTTGATCGAAGGGCAGAAACACCTCGACGGCGCGAAGGAAGCCGGCCGTGGTGCGATTCTGGCGCTGCCGCACAGCGGCAACTGGGACATGGCCGGGGTGTGGTGCGCCCAGCACTGGGGTGCGCTGTCCACGGTCGCCGAGCGGCTGAAGCCGGAATCGCTGTACCAGCGTTTCGTCGCCTACCGCGAAGGGCTCGGATTCGAGATCTTCCCGCTCAGCGGGGGAGAGCATCCACCGTTCGTGGAACTGTCGGCGCGTCTGCGGGACAACGGGATCGTGTGCCTCCTCGGTGAACGCGACCTGGCGAAGAAGGGCGTCCCGGTGACGTTCTTCGGGGAATCGACCCGCATGCCGGCCGGTCCGGCCAAGCTGGCGATCGACACAGGCGCCCCCCTGCTTCCGGTGCACTGCTGGTTCACGGACGGCGGCTGGGGCTTCCGCATCGACCCCCCGATCGACACGAGCGCCGGGGTCGAGGCGGCGACGCAGGCCCTCGCGGTGCGATTCGAGGCGAACATTTCGGCGCACCCCGAGGACTGGCACATGCTTCAGCCGCTGTGGCTGTCCGACCTGTCGCAGGCGAGGCTCGCCCGCATGGAGAACTCGTGA
- the pgsA gene encoding phosphatidylinositol phosphate synthase, with amino-acid sequence MLSFFGRASVSKVTAPLGKALVKTGLTPDSVTVIGTVATVAGAVTLFPSGHLFWGAMFIWLFVMFDMLDGAMARARGGGTRYGAVLDATCDRVADGAIFAGLAWWAVYHENSKPLLIATLLCLVTSQVISYAKARAEASGLSADGGLIERPDRLIIVLVGAGVTGLGVPWAVHVAMWLLSVGSVITVFQRVLAVRRSPGARDVLPQPPADTTSDDGQATAQ; translated from the coding sequence GTGCTGAGCTTCTTCGGACGGGCATCCGTGTCCAAGGTGACGGCGCCGTTGGGGAAGGCCCTGGTCAAGACGGGGCTCACCCCCGATTCCGTCACCGTCATCGGCACCGTGGCAACCGTGGCCGGCGCGGTCACACTGTTTCCCAGCGGACATCTGTTCTGGGGAGCGATGTTCATCTGGCTGTTCGTCATGTTCGACATGCTGGACGGCGCGATGGCCCGCGCCCGCGGCGGCGGAACGCGATACGGCGCGGTCCTGGACGCCACCTGCGACCGCGTCGCCGACGGTGCGATCTTCGCCGGACTCGCCTGGTGGGCGGTCTACCACGAGAACAGCAAGCCGTTGCTGATCGCGACGCTGCTGTGCCTGGTCACCTCCCAGGTGATCTCGTACGCGAAGGCGCGCGCCGAGGCGAGTGGACTGTCCGCCGACGGCGGACTCATCGAACGACCCGACCGGCTGATCATCGTGCTGGTCGGCGCCGGCGTGACCGGGCTCGGAGTGCCGTGGGCCGTGCACGTTGCGATGTGGCTGCTGTCGGTCGGCAGCGTGATCACGGTGTTCCAGCGGGTCCTGGCAGTCCGCAGGTCGCCGGGCGCGCGGGACGTGCTGCCCCAGCCGCCTGCGGACACGACGTCGGACGACGGACAGGCGACCGCGCAGTGA
- a CDS encoding HIT domain-containing protein, with product MTGGDDVTADEMLAGPGRLVDRGPGEPDHLQRIWSPHRMSYIAEAPKSRDTPNEPFIDIPKMDDEDGLIVARGEHVYAVLNLYPYNPGHLMVVPYRKVAALEDLTEAESAELMSFTQQALRVIKRVSRPDGFNVGLNLGAAAGGSLAEHLHQHIVPRWGGDANFITVLAGVKVMPQLLRETRGLLAKAWNE from the coding sequence ATGACCGGAGGTGACGACGTGACAGCCGACGAGATGCTCGCCGGTCCCGGACGCCTCGTGGACCGCGGCCCCGGGGAACCCGATCACCTGCAGCGGATCTGGTCGCCGCACCGCATGTCGTACATCGCCGAGGCGCCGAAGTCGCGGGACACTCCGAACGAGCCGTTCATCGACATCCCGAAGATGGACGACGAGGACGGGCTGATCGTGGCCCGCGGGGAACACGTGTACGCGGTGCTGAACCTGTACCCGTACAACCCGGGGCATCTGATGGTGGTTCCCTACCGCAAGGTCGCGGCGCTCGAAGACCTGACGGAGGCGGAAAGCGCCGAGCTGATGTCGTTCACGCAGCAGGCGCTGCGGGTGATCAAGCGGGTGTCGCGGCCGGACGGTTTCAACGTCGGCCTCAATCTCGGTGCGGCAGCGGGCGGGTCCCTCGCCGAACACCTGCATCAGCACATCGTTCCGCGCTGGGGTGGGGACGCGAACTTCATCACGGTCCTCGCCGGGGTCAAGGTCATGCCGCAATTGCTGCGGGAGACCCGGGGGCTGCTGGCGAAGGCCTGGAATGAATGA